A section of the Deltaproteobacteria bacterium genome encodes:
- a CDS encoding HEAT repeat domain-containing protein yields MKRHIRLVLVSAVLALSACEEEDKLPSFDPVELSIMAKVSDLRNTESEIRNQAMDALVQHGARAVPRIIPLLSEQNAALRNRAAQVLGRMGAEAKEAVPALVGRLKARDEAMVVSALGAIGQIGEAAGEAVPELTAMIRDPRVHKETKRHVGRAIVNIGGPSVPALIEALEDDDPGYRYGAARALSRMGMDAEPARPALEKAKNDPDQKVRFWARKTLSWLDGEKEKTARAASQPKGSASVPPQERLAR; encoded by the coding sequence ATGAAGAGGCATATTCGCTTGGTGCTGGTTTCCGCTGTGCTCGCGCTTTCAGCTTGCGAGGAAGAGGACAAGCTGCCTTCTTTCGATCCGGTTGAGCTGTCGATCATGGCAAAGGTATCAGACCTGCGGAACACCGAGTCTGAAATCCGCAATCAGGCGATGGACGCCCTCGTCCAGCATGGTGCCCGGGCCGTGCCGAGGATAATTCCGCTGCTCTCCGAGCAGAATGCCGCTCTTCGGAACCGCGCCGCACAGGTGCTGGGCCGCATGGGAGCAGAAGCAAAAGAGGCGGTGCCGGCGCTTGTCGGGCGGCTGAAAGCCCGCGATGAAGCCATGGTGGTAAGCGCGCTTGGCGCGATCGGACAGATTGGTGAGGCAGCCGGCGAAGCGGTGCCTGAGCTGACCGCCATGATTCGCGATCCCCGGGTTCACAAGGAAACCAAGCGCCACGTGGGCCGGGCGATCGTCAATATCGGAGGTCCGTCGGTCCCAGCGCTCATCGAGGCGCTTGAAGACGACGATCCGGGTTACCGGTATGGTGCTGCCCGTGCGCTTTCACGCATGGGGATGGATGCTGAGCCGGCACGCCCGGCGCTGGAGAAGGCAAAAAACGATCCGGACCAGAAGGTTCGGTTCTGGGCGCGAAAGACACTGTCCTGGCTGGATGGTGAAAAGGAAAAAACCGCGCGGGCGGCATCGCAGCCGAAGGGCAGTGCTTCTGTTCCACCGCAGGAGCGGCTTGCGCGATAA
- a CDS encoding DUF3943 domain-containing protein, whose translation MALRTRIAFAFAATLTVFTGYPGNLTAQTFPHRSSPALLAIQSPPPPVPLGAASPVQIGRYCTVCPRHSRIDEDLTQFLMLSVLAGAGYSQTAPGLLHPDTASWKRNMGSFRFYDGDQWYTDAIAHPVAATATYLTLRERGYTRWESAVFLFSALAIREVGVKAWSTPAAMDDPLIFTASGILLGTLIEEFTPWRRYFAYADPDHHLPGQVSTYWSPTRISVTW comes from the coding sequence ATGGCTCTCCGCACCCGGATCGCCTTCGCTTTCGCAGCTACGCTGACGGTTTTTACCGGATATCCCGGCAACTTAACTGCGCAAACATTCCCGCACCGCTCTTCCCCGGCACTCCTGGCTATCCAGTCCCCGCCTCCGCCGGTGCCCCTTGGCGCGGCGAGTCCCGTGCAGATCGGCCGTTACTGCACCGTATGCCCACGCCACTCCCGCATCGACGAAGACCTGACACAGTTTCTGATGCTCTCGGTTCTGGCAGGGGCGGGCTATTCGCAAACGGCGCCAGGCCTCCTCCATCCCGATACTGCCAGCTGGAAGCGGAATATGGGGAGTTTCCGGTTCTACGACGGTGACCAGTGGTATACGGATGCCATCGCGCATCCGGTCGCCGCAACGGCGACCTACCTCACGCTCCGGGAACGTGGCTACACCCGGTGGGAATCGGCGGTATTCCTGTTCAGCGCGCTTGCGATTCGCGAGGTCGGCGTCAAGGCCTGGAGCACGCCGGCCGCCATGGACGATCCGCTGATATTTACCGCGAGCGGTATCCTCCTGGGGACGCTCATCGAGGAGTTCACACCCTGGCGGCGCTACTTTGCCTATGCCGATCCCGACCACCACCTGCCGGGACAGGTTTCCACATACTGGTCGCCCACCCGGATTTCCGTTACCTGGTAA
- a CDS encoding acyl-CoA desaturase, which produces MPPHSKISFVAPENDPFTIAVKARINAYFRASGKSRHWNGLMLAKTCFYIGGLLGCYLAILSGQFSEPVLLGLCVGMGLFTAGIGFNVGHDAIHGGYSSGRLLTRIMSHSFTMIGANVYNWNISHNIVHHTYTNIPGADGDLSTVPALRFSSEAPWKPFHRYQHLYAYILYALSTLMWVTKKDYRHFFEEKLLIYQKPSRPPRREYFILFGGKLVYYFMMLVIPALVLDLPVWKIITGFVVMHLAAGAALANVFAMGHMVEGTALRPAGPDGHIHESWAAHQVRTSANFGTRYPHLSNWFCGGLNFQIEHHLFPRICHVHYPDIAPIVKQTAAEFGIPYTEFETILAGARSHYRWLRHYGAGRRGVQPIPAAPTVP; this is translated from the coding sequence ATGCCTCCACATTCCAAAATCTCTTTCGTTGCACCTGAAAACGACCCGTTCACCATAGCCGTCAAGGCCCGTATCAATGCCTACTTCAGGGCCAGCGGGAAGTCCCGCCATTGGAACGGACTCATGCTGGCAAAGACTTGTTTCTATATCGGCGGACTGCTTGGTTGCTATCTGGCCATCCTGTCAGGCCAGTTCAGCGAGCCGGTTCTGCTTGGACTTTGCGTCGGCATGGGGCTGTTCACTGCCGGAATCGGGTTTAATGTCGGGCACGACGCCATACATGGCGGCTATTCGTCTGGACGTCTGCTCACCCGGATCATGTCACATTCGTTCACGATGATCGGGGCGAACGTCTACAACTGGAACATTTCCCACAACATCGTTCACCACACCTACACCAACATACCTGGCGCCGATGGTGACCTGAGCACTGTGCCAGCCCTCCGGTTTTCATCCGAGGCGCCATGGAAACCATTCCACCGGTACCAGCACCTCTATGCCTATATCCTCTACGCCCTCTCGACTCTCATGTGGGTGACGAAGAAGGACTACCGCCACTTCTTTGAGGAAAAACTCCTGATCTACCAGAAGCCTTCACGACCGCCGCGACGTGAATACTTTATCCTTTTCGGCGGAAAGCTCGTTTACTACTTCATGATGCTGGTAATTCCGGCACTCGTTCTCGATCTCCCGGTCTGGAAGATCATCACCGGATTTGTCGTCATGCATTTGGCCGCCGGCGCTGCACTCGCCAACGTGTTCGCCATGGGGCACATGGTCGAGGGTACTGCCTTACGCCCGGCCGGACCCGATGGTCATATCCACGAATCATGGGCTGCGCACCAGGTGCGGACCTCCGCCAATTTCGGAACCCGTTATCCGCATCTGTCCAACTGGTTCTGTGGTGGGCTCAATTTCCAGATTGAGCACCATCTGTTCCCGCGGATCTGCCATGTCCACTATCCTGACATCGCCCCCATCGTTAAGCAGACTGCCGCAGAGTTTGGCATCCCCTATACTGAGTTTGAGACCATCTTGGCCGGAGCCCGATCCCACTACCGGTGGCTGAGACATTACGGAGCCGGCCGGCGAGGAGTTCAGCCAATCCCCGCTGCACCAACAGTACCCTGA
- a CDS encoding response regulator transcription factor encodes MDGKPLTIVACEDDPITIAYIKKAIRLIPNAQVQTYNRLGDAMLAVRREKPQVFICDHHLPGQDGTDGVRLVKGSDWGRDVKVLVYTGADVREKAMAAGADLFLKKPATVDTLINAVRSLVGA; translated from the coding sequence ATGGACGGTAAGCCCCTAACCATCGTTGCCTGCGAAGACGACCCGATCACCATCGCCTATATCAAGAAGGCGATCCGGCTGATTCCAAACGCACAGGTCCAAACCTACAACAGACTTGGGGATGCCATGCTGGCCGTTCGCCGGGAAAAGCCGCAGGTTTTCATCTGTGACCATCATCTGCCCGGCCAGGATGGGACCGATGGGGTGAGACTGGTAAAAGGCTCGGACTGGGGCCGTGACGTCAAGGTTCTCGTCTATACCGGTGCCGATGTGCGCGAAAAGGCCATGGCGGCCGGGGCCGATCTTTTCCTCAAGAAGCCGGCCACAGTCGATACGCTCATCAATGCCGTCAGGTCTCTGGTCGGCGCCTGA
- a CDS encoding rhodanese-like domain-containing protein: MGLKERFWWIPFGSVPEISAVELHHLLESHRTPQIIDVRTRMEWKNRRIRGAVSVPITELPERLTDLELDKTRPVVAICLSAHRSIPAVRLLQKAGFENAAQLSGGMKSWWKLGYPAEKG, from the coding sequence ATGGGCCTCAAGGAACGGTTCTGGTGGATCCCCTTCGGCAGTGTGCCGGAAATATCCGCCGTGGAGTTGCACCATCTTCTGGAAAGCCACCGGACGCCCCAGATCATTGACGTCCGGACCAGAATGGAATGGAAAAATCGCAGGATCCGCGGCGCTGTGAGTGTGCCTATTACTGAGCTTCCGGAGCGGCTTACGGACCTCGAACTGGACAAGACCCGTCCCGTCGTTGCCATCTGCCTGTCGGCCCATCGCAGTATTCCAGCCGTTCGCCTGCTCCAGAAGGCGGGGTTTGAGAATGCCGCCCAGCTTTCGGGCGGCATGAAGAGCTGGTGGAAACTGGGTTACCCGGCCGAAAAGGGATGA
- a CDS encoding nuclear transport factor 2 family protein, whose protein sequence is MEPSIGKLRESARQWIDAWNRRDLDGILEHYADNVRICSPMVTVRTGSPDGWLHGKANLRDYFAMGLRKPDIRFELIDVLIGINAVTVVYRRENGAMVADCSELDAHGRIIRMIACYGSPAGTP, encoded by the coding sequence ATGGAACCCAGTATCGGGAAATTACGCGAGTCAGCACGTCAGTGGATCGACGCATGGAACCGCCGGGATCTCGACGGAATCCTCGAACACTATGCCGACAACGTGAGGATATGCTCCCCCATGGTAACCGTTCGTACGGGTTCACCCGACGGATGGCTTCACGGCAAGGCGAACCTGCGAGACTACTTTGCCATGGGCCTGCGAAAACCCGATATCCGCTTCGAACTGATCGACGTACTGATCGGAATTAATGCGGTAACCGTTGTCTATCGCCGTGAAAACGGAGCCATGGTAGCCGACTGCTCCGAACTGGATGCCCATGGGCGAATCATCCGGATGATTGCCTGTTATGGCAGTCCGGCGGGAACGCCCTGA
- a CDS encoding ABC-F family ATP-binding cassette domain-containing protein has protein sequence MPVVAATSLYKTYGTRQVLGDVSVSIHAGERVGLVGLNGAGKSTLARILAGLETPDHGEIRRRRETTTLYLEQDPALDPTLSAREAVLAGLAEWDHARRRHEAASREIEVGSGDTEKLVQVQADAAADLERLGGWDLMHRAEETLSHLGVPDPNALCGTLSGGERRRVALARILVARPTLAILDEPTNHLDMETIEWLEKYLIEDYPGALLLITHDRYVLDRVTQRTLEIENGRLFDYDGGYEFYLEARAERLAHEERAESTRQNFLRRELEWLRRQPKARQTKQKARIQRVQEVVRNVPVREAQTADFSVTASRSGKTILELRAVGIDIGGRTLVRTLDLGLCAGDRIGIVGPNGAGKTTLLRAVLGDTTPARGEIVTGSNTIIAYLDQNRSSLKPDETVLENVIGNRGSETDAKIYLGRFRFDGGQQRLKVGLLSGGERARVALAKLLAGRPNLIVMDEPTNDLDTSTLAALESTLIDFDGALLVVSHDRWFLDRVATSILAFEDGGEAVLYPGNWSDYRRRVLGLAASANPMPPSSPAAPTPVRASLAGAGKKLTYAERIELDGIMERIAEAEIRVAELEKRLEDPALYSGRGEEIRPLMDQLDTGRKNLEDLITRWETLESRKSENC, from the coding sequence ATGCCGGTCGTAGCCGCTACTTCCCTCTATAAGACTTACGGAACCCGCCAGGTTCTTGGCGACGTGTCGGTAAGTATCCACGCCGGCGAACGCGTAGGGCTGGTGGGGCTGAACGGGGCAGGCAAGTCGACGCTGGCCCGTATTCTGGCAGGGCTCGAAACTCCAGACCACGGCGAAATACGCCGGCGTCGGGAGACGACAACCCTTTATCTTGAGCAGGATCCGGCACTCGATCCCACCCTGTCGGCGAGGGAAGCGGTGCTGGCCGGGCTCGCGGAATGGGATCACGCCCGCCGCCGTCATGAAGCGGCCAGCCGGGAGATTGAGGTTGGGTCCGGCGACACGGAAAAGCTTGTACAGGTACAGGCTGATGCGGCTGCAGATCTCGAACGTCTGGGCGGCTGGGACCTGATGCACCGGGCCGAAGAAACCCTGAGCCACCTCGGAGTTCCCGATCCCAACGCCCTGTGTGGCACCCTGTCAGGAGGAGAACGCCGCCGGGTGGCACTGGCAAGAATACTGGTCGCCCGCCCCACGCTCGCCATTCTGGACGAACCCACCAACCACCTCGATATGGAGACAATCGAATGGCTGGAGAAATACCTGATCGAGGATTACCCGGGAGCACTCCTGCTCATCACGCACGACCGCTATGTTCTGGACCGGGTAACCCAGCGGACGCTGGAGATCGAGAACGGGCGTCTTTTCGATTACGACGGCGGCTACGAATTCTATCTTGAGGCCCGTGCCGAGAGGCTTGCCCATGAAGAACGTGCCGAGTCCACGCGACAGAACTTTCTCCGCCGGGAGCTGGAGTGGCTCCGCCGCCAGCCCAAGGCCCGCCAAACCAAGCAGAAGGCCCGTATCCAGCGCGTTCAGGAAGTCGTCCGCAATGTTCCCGTGCGGGAGGCCCAGACGGCCGACTTTTCCGTCACGGCCTCACGCTCAGGCAAGACGATCCTGGAACTCCGTGCCGTGGGAATCGATATTGGCGGCCGCACACTGGTGCGGACGCTCGACCTTGGCCTGTGTGCCGGGGACCGGATCGGTATCGTCGGGCCCAACGGCGCCGGCAAGACGACCCTGCTCCGGGCTGTGCTTGGCGATACCACTCCTGCACGCGGCGAAATTGTCACGGGCAGCAATACCATCATCGCCTATCTCGACCAGAACCGGTCGTCCCTGAAACCGGACGAAACCGTTCTGGAGAACGTCATCGGCAACCGGGGAAGCGAGACCGATGCCAAGATATATCTTGGCCGGTTCCGCTTCGATGGCGGTCAGCAGAGACTTAAGGTGGGGCTGCTTTCCGGCGGCGAGAGGGCGCGGGTGGCACTGGCGAAACTGCTTGCCGGACGGCCCAACCTGATTGTCATGGACGAGCCCACCAATGACCTCGATACGTCAACACTCGCTGCTCTCGAAAGCACACTGATCGACTTTGACGGGGCGCTGCTGGTGGTAAGCCACGACCGGTGGTTTCTGGACCGGGTGGCTACATCGATTCTGGCATTCGAAGATGGCGGCGAGGCGGTGCTGTACCCGGGCAACTGGTCTGATTACCGGCGGCGGGTTCTGGGTCTGGCGGCGTCGGCTAATCCGATGCCGCCTTCATCGCCGGCAGCCCCCACCCCAGTGAGGGCCTCTCTGGCTGGTGCAGGGAAAAAACTCACCTACGCTGAACGCATTGAGCTGGACGGCATCATGGAGAGAATAGCGGAAGCGGAAATACGCGTTGCGGAACTGGAGAAACGGCTAGAGGATCCGGCCCTCTACAGTGGCCGGGGCGAAGAAATCCGGCCGCTGATGGATCAACTGGATACCGGCCGGAAAAACCTGGAAGACCTGATTACCCGCTGGGAGACCCTAGAGTCTCGAAAATCCGAAAATTGTTAA